ACCCAAGAAGATGATTGTGGTTGGCTCCGGTGCTATCGGTATGGAGTTCGCTTTCTTTTATCACTCCATGGGCACCGAAGTTACGGTCGTCGAGTTTATGGATCGTATCCTTCCCCGTGAAGACAGTGAAGTTTCTGTGCTGATGGAGCGTATCTATAAAAAAGCCGGTTACAATATCATGACCAGCGCGGAGGTAACTTCTGTAGATACCTCTGGAAAAGGTGTGGTTGCTACAGTCAAAACCAAAAAAGGCGAAGAAAAAATTGAGGCAGATGTATTGCTTTCTGCTGTGGGTATCACTGCGAATATCGAAAAACTCGGCCTCGAAGACCTCGGTATTAAAACCGATCGCGGGCTGGTTGTGGTAGATGAGTATTACCGCACCAATGTAGCTAATATCTACGCGATCGGAGATATGATCCCCGGAGCGGCACTGGCTCACGTGGCTTCGCATGAGGGGATAATTTGTGTGGAAAAAATTGCCGGCATGCATGTCGAACCGATGGATCCCAACAATATCCCCAACTGTACCTATTGCCAGCCGGAAGTTGCTTCTGTAGGTTATACCGAGCAAGGCGCCAAAGATGCCGGTTACGAAATAAAAGTTGGTAAATTTCCTTTCTCCGCTTCCGGAAAAGCCTCTGCTTCAGGCAAAAAAGATGGTTTTGTGAAAGTGATATTTGACGCGAAATATGGCGAATTCCTCGGCGCACACATGGTGGGTGCAGGCGTGACCGACATGATCGCAGAGGTCGTTGTAGCACGCAAACTCGAAACTACCGGCCACGAAATTATTAAAGCTGTTCACCCGCATCCGACGATGTCAGAAGCGGTAATGGAAGCAGCAGCTGCAGCTTATGATGAAGTGATTCATTTGTAGCAGGGCTGAATTTTTCTTAGCTGCGCTTTCATAGAAACCCTATGGAAGCGCAGTTTTTTTATTGGATTTTTTCGTGGGACTTTACCTCAGATTCAGGTGCCTGGTTGTAAAAGTAAAGTTGAACTTTAGATTTACAACGTAAATTTAAAAAACTCTCTTCCGACCGGACTCCTACTGTTCCATCCTGAAACACCTTTTTGTTTCAACCTGAAACATTTTATATTCTATTCCTAAAGCTGTAATTTGTAATGCATTCATATACAAATCATTACTTTCGTGGAACATTTGTTGCGGCATTTTTTGTTTCTACGCCGCATATATAATCTGTTATCTATCCTGATATGATCCAGCTATCTAATCTTTCTCTGTATTACAAATCGGGTATGCAAAAGACCTATGTCCTTCGCAATATCAACCTGGAAATCAAAGAAGGAGAATTTGTCACCATCATGGGCCCCAGCGGGGCGGGAAAATCTACGCTCCTCAATATCATGGGTATGCTCGAACAGCCTTCTGAAGGGGAGTATTATTTCCGGGATATGGCTACGCACAAACTGGGCGAAAGGCAAAAGTCGGAAATTCACAAACATCATATTGGTTTTGTATTTCAGGCATACCATCTGATTGACGAACTGACGGTCTATGAAAATATTGAAACGCCTCTTTTGTACAAAAAGATCAAATCGGGAGAGCGGAAAAGTATGGTAGCCGAAATGCTGGACAGGTTTCAGATGGTGGCAAAAAAAGATTTATTCCCGCATCAACTTTCCGGCGGACAACAGCAGGTGGTAGGCGTGGCCCGGGCGATAATTGGAAAACCAGATTTGTTGCTGGCCGATGAGCCTACCGGCAATCTTCATACCCGTCAGGGAGAAGAAATTATGGAATTGTTTCGTCAACTCAATCAGGAAGGTATTACCATCATTCAGGTTACGCACTCTGAAAAAAATGCCACGTACGGCAGCCGCATAATCCGGCTTTCTGATGGCTGGATCGATTCCGATGAGAAAATTTCAACTTCCATAGGAAAATGATCATATTTTAGCCTTAAAAGATGAATTCCCCCTAAAAAATCTTCATCTTTGCCACGACATGTGGACTAAACTGACGAATACAACCAGGTGGATATTGGATTTTCTTCGTAGCTTTTTGAGCAAGCGACA
The Bacteroidia bacterium DNA segment above includes these coding regions:
- a CDS encoding ABC transporter ATP-binding protein translates to MIQLSNLSLYYKSGMQKTYVLRNINLEIKEGEFVTIMGPSGAGKSTLLNIMGMLEQPSEGEYYFRDMATHKLGERQKSEIHKHHIGFVFQAYHLIDELTVYENIETPLLYKKIKSGERKSMVAEMLDRFQMVAKKDLFPHQLSGGQQQVVGVARAIIGKPDLLLADEPTGNLHTRQGEEIMELFRQLNQEGITIIQVTHSEKNATYGSRIIRLSDGWIDSDEKISTSIGK
- the lpdA gene encoding dihydrolipoyl dehydrogenase, with the protein product MANSYDLIVIGSGPGGYVAAIRASQLGMKVAVVERESLGGICLNWGCIPTKALLKSAEVMNYLHHAEEYGLKAEKVSHNFDAVVKRSRGVADGMSKGVNFLLRKNKVDVLTGNGRLTVDKKVEVTDAAGKTTPYTATHIILATGARSRNLPAMPLDGKKIIGYREAMTLPKQPKKMIVVGSGAIGMEFAFFYHSMGTEVTVVEFMDRILPREDSEVSVLMERIYKKAGYNIMTSAEVTSVDTSGKGVVATVKTKKGEEKIEADVLLSAVGITANIEKLGLEDLGIKTDRGLVVVDEYYRTNVANIYAIGDMIPGAALAHVASHEGIICVEKIAGMHVEPMDPNNIPNCTYCQPEVASVGYTEQGAKDAGYEIKVGKFPFSASGKASASGKKDGFVKVIFDAKYGEFLGAHMVGAGVTDMIAEVVVARKLETTGHEIIKAVHPHPTMSEAVMEAAAAAYDEVIHL